From one Humulus lupulus chromosome 8, drHumLupu1.1, whole genome shotgun sequence genomic stretch:
- the LOC133795317 gene encoding uncharacterized protein LOC133795317, whose amino-acid sequence MDSIAIVIQHSGQWDENKRNYINFEVCGLLIPNSCTYNNLVGIICEQLKLQPESTVLKIEYQVREGYPTFKIVDDSQLMFYMDLKKKETDLTKYPLCLTTEINSIRQSFFSNRSTTTHNQLYDEVAQAEGEASNSDDELVLDCGAKEVVGFIDYANSVSNQIIEMLDKRNDEEEVIDIDEDLVINNKHHQEISLSQIYKDKDTLKTVLSHYAISNHFQYCVQKSCKKEYVVACLDKNCKWMLRASRNGNTNQFIIRRFSHIHTCALEIRLKNQRQATSTIIADMIKHKFTDIKTKYTAADIVRDLKHDHEVQVKYRSYIELKADEDGKFLYAFVALNASIKGWNYCVPVVIVDGTFLKSAYGGTLLVAATQDAEGRIFPLAFCVVDSENDDSWEWFFENFKKAYGVRECMSIVSDRHESIIKATNTVYPEVPHGACTFHLLKNMKSKFKKNSKKFKDTFFAVANAYTVKKFEYHMRELDMIDNRLQPYLQNIGYNRWARVHSPHNRYSNMTSNIAESLNSAIVAVRELPICTMLECLRGLVQQWSWTNRKIANATSTKLTEKHEGILNDNYIYSLKLTMDQLPCAHAIAILKEMNQDPYQYCSPYYSKEAMVATYQEIVYPIGNEDTWEIPEHIKAVKVHPPEGRIRIFDQFANKKFKDYFTSEWVALGYDTLALVSMSVYIRLQMVALGLSCSGLQLVALGLAMCCSRLHGVAFELQWVAVGCTWSSHVLLSVAWGCIRNS is encoded by the exons ATGGATAGCATTGCAATTGTAATCCAACACAGTGGGCAATGGGATGAAAACAAAAGAAACTACATCAACTttgaagtttgtggtttactcaTTCCAAATAGTTGCACCTACAACAACTTGGTTGGAATAATATGTGAACAGTTGAAGTTGCAACCAGAATCAACAGTTTTAAAAATCGAGTATCAAGTTAGAGAAGGATACCCTACTTTCAAAATTGTTGATGATTCGCAATTGATGTTCTACATGGACTTGAAGAAAAAGGAAACAgatttaacaaaatatccatTGTGCCTCACAACTGAGATCAATTCAATTAGGCAATCATTCTTCTCAAATAGGAGTACAACAACACATAATCAACTGTATGATGAAGTTGCACAAGCAGAAGGAGAGGCATCAAATTCAGATGATGAACTAGTTCTTGATTGTGGTGCCAAAGAAGTTGTAGGCTTTATTGATTATGCAAACTCGGTCTCCAACCAAATTATAGAAATGCTagacaaaagaaatgatgaagaagaagtgatTGACATTGATGAAGATTTGGTAATCAACAACAAGCACCACCAAGAGATTTCTTTGTCTCAAATCTACAAAGACAAAGATACTTTGAAGACAGTATTGAGCCACTATGCAATCAGCAATCATTTCCAATATTGTGTGCAAAAGTCTTGCAAAAAGGAGTATGTTGTTGCTTGCCTTGACAAAAATTGCAAGTGGATGTTACGAGCTTCAAGGAATGGAAACACAAATCAATTCATAATTAGAAGGTTCAGCCACATTCACACATGTGCATTGGAAATAAGATTAAAAAACCAACGTCAGGCAACCTCGACAATCATTGCAGATATGATCAAGCACAAGTTCACAGACATCAAAACAAAGTACACAGCTGCAGATATTGTTAGGGACTTGAAACATGATCATGAAGTGCAAGTCAAATACA GATCATATATTGAACTAAAAGCAGATGAAGATGGAAAGTTTTTATATGCTTTTGTAGCATTGAATGCTTCAATTAAAGGCTGGAACTATTGCGTACCTGTTGTAATAGTTGATGGGACTTTTTTAAAATCAGCATATGGAGGGACATTACTGGTTGCAGCCACTCAAGATGCAGAAGGTAGAATCTTTCCCCTAGCATTTTGTGTGGTTGATTCAGAGAATGATGATTCTTGGGAGTGGTTTTTTGAGAATTTCAAAAAAGCTTATGGTGTAAGAGAATGCATGAGCATTGTATCTGATCGACATGAAAGCATCATAAAAGCAACCAACACAGTGTACCCAGAAGTACCACATGGGGCTTGCACCTTCCATCTGCTAAAAAACATGAAAAGCAAGTTCAAGAAGAACTCAAAAAAGTTCAAGGATACATTTTTCGCAGTTGCAAATGCATACACTGTCAAAAAGTTTGAGTACCACATGAGAGAACTTGATATGATTGACAACAGGCTACAACCTTACCTACAAAATATTGGCTACAACAGATGGGCAAGGGTTCACTCACCACACAATAGATACTCAAACATGACATCGAACATTGCAGAATCCTTGAATTCTGCAATCGTAGCAGTAAGAGAGCTACCAATTTGTACAATGCTAGAGTGTTTACGAGGTTTGGTTCAACAATGGAGTTGGACTAACAGGAAGATAGCAAATGCAACCTCCACCAAGTTAACTGAGAAGCATGAAGGGATCTTGAATGACAACTACATCTACTCATTGAAGTTGACg ATGGATCAACTTCCTTGTGCCCATGCAATTGCTATTCTTAAAGAAATGAATCAAGACCCATATCAATACTGTTCTCCATATTATAGCAAGGAAGCCATGGTTGCAACCTATCAAGAAATTGTATACCCAATTGGCAATGAAGACACTTGGGAAATACCTGAACATATCAAAGCTGTGaaagtacaccctccagaaggAAGAATAAGG ATATTTGATCAATTTGCAAATAAGAAATTTAAAGATTACTTTACATCTGAG TGGGTTGCATTGGGGTATGATACGCTTGCATTAGTTTCAATGAGCGTGTATATAAGGTTGCAGATGGTTGCATTGGGCTT gagttgcagtgggttgcagttGGTTGCACTTGGTctagccatgtgttgctctcGGTTGCATggggttgcattc gagttgcagtgggttgcagttGGTTGCACTTGGTctagccatgtgttgctctcGGTTGCATggggttgcattcgtaattcataa